The following proteins come from a genomic window of Oscillospiraceae bacterium:
- a CDS encoding glycoside hydrolase family 13 protein encodes MLDLPIFHSRDAGYRRPFGALPRGTAMDITFMPPRIWGALRVMLVAEIEESGEVFEIQLEWQEHKRDRDVYVGSLSTNGILGLVWYHFRIERGINPPLFYGQQAHCKGGEGCLSDLPVGYQLTVYDGKAYMPDWYGKGLTYHIFADRFAQGNVAPAGDFPRTLHTNWNATPTFAPTEEGIVLNNDFFGGNLAGILEKLDYIESLGVKTIFLSPIFEAASNHRYDTGDYLKIDPLLGDEDDFQELCKVCETRGIRVMLDGVFNHAGYDSRYFNGYSNYDEVGAYQSKDSRYFDWFHFDNWPDEYASWWGILILPKLNVNNPDLRKFLLDGKDSVVRKWLNLGASGWRLDVVDEVPDDFVAQLRRSAQTEKKDAVVIGEVWEDASNKIAYSVRRRYFWGDELDGVMNYPLRNALLAYVLGGSAHDFVADMECLRENYPRFAYYNLMNALGTHDTPRILTVLGSDPTAYHATKAERADVKLSPQQRELAIKRLKIATLILYCFPGSPCLYYGDEAGSEGYEDPLNRRTYPWGREDNELIAWHRELGELRNKNAALQEGGIEYHDCTDNVLCFTRMLGSKHVTVRVDNRTYEYSYEHTRL; translated from the coding sequence ATGCTTGATCTACCTATCTTTCATTCGAGGGACGCCGGATATCGGCGTCCCTTTGGTGCATTGCCGCGTGGCACGGCGATGGATATTACTTTTATGCCGCCGCGAATTTGGGGGGCGTTGCGCGTTATGCTTGTTGCTGAAATTGAAGAAAGTGGCGAAGTTTTCGAAATTCAGCTCGAATGGCAGGAACATAAACGAGACCGCGATGTATATGTCGGCAGTCTGTCTACAAATGGCATTTTGGGGCTGGTGTGGTATCATTTTCGCATTGAGCGTGGGATAAACCCTCCTCTTTTCTATGGGCAACAAGCGCATTGCAAGGGCGGCGAGGGCTGTTTGTCAGATTTGCCGGTTGGCTATCAGCTCACGGTTTACGATGGCAAAGCATATATGCCGGATTGGTATGGCAAGGGCTTAACATATCATATTTTCGCAGATAGGTTTGCGCAAGGAAACGTCGCACCGGCGGGTGATTTTCCCCGCACCCTCCATACAAACTGGAACGCCACCCCAACATTCGCCCCTACCGAAGAGGGCATTGTGCTAAACAATGATTTCTTTGGCGGCAATCTTGCCGGCATTTTGGAAAAACTGGACTATATCGAATCGCTGGGTGTGAAGACTATTTTTCTCAGTCCAATTTTTGAGGCGGCATCCAATCATCGCTACGACACGGGCGATTATCTTAAAATAGACCCTCTGTTGGGTGATGAGGACGACTTTCAAGAACTCTGTAAGGTCTGCGAAACAAGGGGTATACGCGTCATGCTCGACGGCGTATTCAATCACGCTGGCTATGACAGCCGCTACTTCAACGGCTATAGCAATTACGACGAAGTCGGCGCATATCAGTCGAAAGACTCGCGTTATTTTGATTGGTTTCACTTTGACAACTGGCCGGACGAATATGCCAGCTGGTGGGGCATTTTGATTTTACCCAAACTCAATGTCAACAACCCTGATCTACGAAAATTTCTACTTGATGGCAAAGATTCCGTTGTGCGAAAATGGTTGAATTTAGGCGCATCAGGCTGGCGGTTAGATGTTGTTGACGAAGTGCCGGACGACTTTGTTGCACAGTTGCGCCGCTCAGCGCAGACGGAGAAAAAAGATGCTGTCGTCATCGGCGAAGTTTGGGAAGATGCAAGCAATAAAATCGCATACAGTGTGCGTCGCCGCTACTTTTGGGGCGATGAACTTGACGGTGTGATGAACTACCCCTTGCGCAACGCCTTGCTTGCCTATGTGCTGGGCGGCTCTGCGCATGACTTTGTTGCCGATATGGAATGTTTGCGCGAAAATTACCCGCGCTTTGCTTACTATAACCTCATGAACGCACTCGGTACACATGATACACCACGCATTCTGACTGTGCTGGGCAGTGACCCGACAGCATATCACGCAACCAAAGCTGAACGCGCTGATGTGAAATTATCGCCGCAGCAACGCGAATTGGCAATCAAACGGTTGAAAATTGCGACATTAATCTTGTATTGTTTCCCGGGCTCGCCGTGCTTGTATTACGGCGACGAAGCCGGCAGTGAGGGCTATGAAGATCCGCTCAATCGCCGTACATATCCGTGGGGTCGCGAGGATAACGAGCTGATTGCATGGCACCGCGAATTGGGCGAATTGCGCAACAAAAATGCCGCACTGCAAGAGGGCGGCATTGAGTATCATGACTGCACCGACAATGTGCTTTGTTTTACGCGGATGTTGGGAAGCAAGCACGTGACGGTGCGGGTGGATAATCGGACATATGAGTATTCTTATGAACATACAAGATTATAA
- the metG gene encoding methionine--tRNA ligase, protein MKTYYITTPAYYTSGEFHIGNAYPSLICDAMARYKRMQGFDVMFLTGTDEHGQKVQIAAQEAGLSPKQFVDGLVDNAKDLWTLLGISYDKFVRTTDDYHEKTVQAIFQILYDQGDIYKGVYEGWYCTPCESFWSDSQLDNSTCPDCKRSVARSTEENYFFRMSKYTQRLIDHIEANPDFIQPASRRNEMLNNFLKPGLEDLCVSRTAFDWGVKVPFDPAHVIYVWIDALPNYISGLGFFNEQEDNTRYWPADVHLVGKEIVRFHTLIWPATLMALGLPLPKQVYGHGWWTAEGQKMSKSFGNVVYPRMYTEKYGVDALRYFLLREIPAGQDGDFSHRRFVERYNGDLANDLGNLLSRTVAMTVKYLGGKVAGQVDPEIAEFIKEINIAYCSQMDAFNIPAAMVEVWRLIGRMNKYIDETQPWILGKDESKKDELAVVLASLCEALCVVGSRIEPFMPKTSKKIFEQIELVAFGNTSPIKFIVRPGEALFPRIDVATDMSPLGVIASVGDIVPDVPRATEDSPEITIDDFAKIDLRVAEVLVCEPVKKSDRLLRLELDMGNGERRQVVSGIAAYYQPDEVVGKRVIVVKNLKAVKLRGVESQGMILCAEEGDKVKLVEAPASIPPGGEVR, encoded by the coding sequence ATGAAAACCTACTATATCACTACGCCTGCCTACTACACATCCGGTGAATTTCACATCGGCAACGCCTATCCTTCACTCATTTGTGATGCCATGGCGCGTTATAAACGTATGCAGGGCTTTGATGTCATGTTTTTAACAGGTACGGATGAGCATGGCCAAAAAGTCCAAATTGCGGCGCAAGAGGCCGGACTTTCGCCCAAGCAGTTTGTTGACGGTCTTGTTGATAATGCTAAGGACTTATGGACGCTGCTCGGCATTTCTTATGACAAATTCGTGCGCACCACCGACGACTATCATGAGAAGACCGTGCAGGCGATTTTTCAGATACTATATGACCAGGGCGACATCTATAAAGGCGTTTACGAAGGCTGGTACTGCACGCCCTGCGAATCATTTTGGTCTGATTCACAGTTAGACAACAGCACTTGCCCCGATTGCAAGCGCAGTGTTGCCCGCTCGACCGAAGAAAATTATTTCTTCCGCATGAGCAAATATACACAACGGCTCATCGATCATATCGAGGCAAATCCTGACTTCATTCAACCTGCAAGTCGCCGCAATGAAATGCTCAACAACTTCCTCAAACCGGGGTTGGAAGACCTCTGCGTATCGCGCACGGCTTTCGATTGGGGCGTCAAAGTGCCGTTTGATCCCGCGCACGTCATTTACGTTTGGATTGACGCACTGCCCAATTATATCTCGGGGCTGGGTTTTTTTAACGAGCAAGAGGATAACACACGTTATTGGCCGGCCGATGTGCATCTTGTTGGCAAGGAAATTGTGCGTTTTCATACGCTGATTTGGCCGGCAACATTGATGGCGTTGGGCCTGCCATTGCCAAAGCAGGTTTACGGTCACGGCTGGTGGACGGCCGAGGGGCAAAAAATGAGTAAATCATTCGGCAATGTTGTTTACCCGCGTATGTATACCGAAAAATATGGCGTTGATGCCTTGCGCTATTTTCTGTTGCGTGAAATTCCCGCCGGGCAGGACGGTGACTTTTCGCACAGACGGTTTGTCGAGCGGTACAACGGTGATTTGGCAAACGATTTGGGCAATTTGCTGTCACGCACGGTGGCGATGACGGTAAAGTATTTGGGGGGCAAAGTAGCTGGGCAAGTTGATCCGGAAATTGCAGAATTTATCAAAGAAATCAACATTGCATATTGTTCGCAAATGGATGCCTTCAACATTCCCGCTGCTATGGTGGAAGTGTGGAGATTGATCGGACGCATGAACAAGTACATTGACGAAACGCAACCTTGGATTTTGGGCAAAGATGAGAGTAAAAAAGACGAGTTGGCAGTTGTATTGGCATCGTTGTGTGAGGCTTTATGTGTTGTTGGTTCTCGAATTGAGCCTTTTATGCCTAAAACATCAAAAAAAATATTTGAACAAATTGAGTTGGTTGCCTTTGGTAACACAAGCCCAATAAAGTTCATCGTCCGGCCCGGCGAGGCGTTATTCCCACGCATTGATGTGGCAACCGATATGTCGCCGTTGGGGGTTATTGCATCCGTAGGGGACATCGTCCCCGATGTTCCGCGGGCGACCGAGGATTCGCCGGAAATCACCATCGACGATTTTGCTAAAATCGACCTACGCGTTGCCGAGGTGTTGGTATGCGAACCCGTCAAAAAATCAGACCGACTGTTGCGCTTGGAACTGGATATGGGCAATGGCGAGCGGCGGCAAGTTGTGTCGGGCATTGCGGCGTATTATCAACCCGACGAAGTTGTCGGCAAGCGCGTGATAGTTGTTAAAAACCTCAAAGCTGTCAAACTGCGCGGGGTAGAGTCGCAAGGTATGATTCTCTGTGCCGAGGAGGGCGATAAGGTGAAACTCGTTGAAGCGCCCGCAAGTATTCCGCCGGGCGGAGAAGTTCGTTAA
- a CDS encoding RNA polymerase sigma factor, giving the protein MDAATFERLYAECFSALQRFCYFKLPSKADGDDVLQNVALAAWSHREAVWSQEAFKPWVLKIATNKIRDFYRKHAKQLDFPWDEVTELSLSSSQFWHDR; this is encoded by the coding sequence ATGGATGCCGCAACATTTGAGCGATTGTATGCCGAGTGTTTCAGTGCTTTGCAACGATTTTGCTATTTTAAGCTGCCGAGCAAAGCTGACGGCGACGATGTGTTACAAAATGTCGCGCTGGCAGCATGGTCGCACCGCGAAGCGGTATGGAGTCAAGAAGCATTCAAGCCATGGGTGCTAAAAATCGCAACAAATAAAATCCGCGATTTCTACCGTAAACATGCCAAGCAACTTGATTTTCCGTGGGACGAAGTGACGGAGCTGTCATTGAGCAGCTCGCAGTTTTGGCATGACCGTTAG